In a genomic window of Aeromicrobium panaciterrae:
- a CDS encoding FAD-dependent oxidoreductase, with translation MTNDVVVVGSGGGALIAAYLAQKSGLKTVVLERTNLVGGTSAYSGGSCWLPGTEVQQRAGLSDSTEGARSYLEALLPTPLSTNVEVFLAESPKLVAELEADDAFEWEWSPFPEYFDAPGRVPMGRSIQPSNIRRDELPAEVGALVRPPVERDRAGEGGRNTLSGGQALIARTLMAFVRDGGTVLTDHNVIDYVVENGRVVGVTTEGGETIRGERGVIVAAGGFEGNDTLRSANGVPGAAEWTMAPTGTNTGEIIEAGKALGAAIDHMDKAWLCPGLEQPEGGGSFTLGFRGGVMVDSDGRRYANESLPYDQFGNQMAGAPNRIPSHFVFDSREGGGLPAIAMPEGDPAEHLKAGTWTQADTIAELSEKLGLTDLSETVERFNTFARNGVDEDFGRGKDEYDNFFTGGATLIPLETPPYIAARFVLSDLGTKGGMVIDEHGRVVRPDGDPIPGLYATSNSAASIFGPFYPGPGAPLGQALVFASRAVQHITAEENA, from the coding sequence ATGACGAACGACGTTGTTGTTGTCGGATCCGGCGGCGGCGCCCTGATCGCGGCCTATCTCGCGCAGAAATCTGGGCTCAAGACCGTGGTTCTGGAACGCACCAATCTGGTCGGCGGCACGTCTGCCTACTCCGGCGGATCCTGCTGGCTGCCCGGCACCGAGGTGCAGCAGCGAGCTGGCCTCAGCGACTCGACCGAGGGCGCGCGCTCCTACCTCGAGGCGCTTCTGCCCACGCCGTTGTCGACCAACGTTGAGGTGTTCCTCGCCGAATCGCCGAAGCTCGTGGCCGAGCTTGAGGCCGACGACGCCTTCGAGTGGGAGTGGTCGCCGTTCCCCGAGTACTTCGATGCACCTGGTCGCGTACCGATGGGTCGATCGATCCAGCCGAGCAACATCCGTCGCGACGAACTGCCCGCCGAAGTCGGCGCACTCGTACGCCCGCCGGTCGAGCGCGACCGTGCCGGTGAAGGTGGTCGCAACACGCTCTCCGGTGGACAAGCTCTGATCGCTCGAACGCTGATGGCGTTCGTACGCGATGGCGGCACTGTGCTGACCGACCACAACGTCATTGACTACGTCGTTGAGAACGGCCGCGTCGTCGGCGTCACCACCGAGGGCGGCGAGACGATCCGAGGCGAGCGCGGCGTGATCGTGGCTGCCGGTGGCTTCGAAGGCAACGACACACTCCGCAGCGCGAATGGCGTGCCGGGCGCAGCCGAGTGGACCATGGCGCCCACCGGAACCAACACCGGCGAGATCATCGAGGCCGGCAAGGCCCTCGGCGCAGCGATCGACCACATGGACAAGGCATGGCTCTGCCCCGGTCTCGAGCAGCCTGAGGGTGGAGGCTCCTTCACCCTCGGCTTCCGCGGCGGCGTGATGGTCGACTCGGATGGTCGTCGCTATGCCAACGAAAGCCTCCCGTACGACCAGTTCGGCAACCAGATGGCTGGCGCCCCGAACCGGATCCCCTCGCATTTCGTCTTTGATTCCCGCGAGGGCGGCGGCTTGCCAGCCATCGCCATGCCAGAAGGCGATCCGGCCGAGCACCTCAAGGCAGGCACCTGGACCCAGGCCGACACCATTGCTGAGCTCTCCGAGAAGCTCGGTCTCACCGATCTGTCCGAGACCGTCGAACGTTTCAACACGTTCGCCAGGAACGGCGTCGATGAGGACTTCGGTCGTGGCAAGGATGAGTACGACAACTTCTTCACCGGCGGAGCCACCCTCATCCCGCTCGAGACCCCGCCGTACATCGCAGCGCGATTCGTACTCTCGGACCTCGGCACCAAGGGCGGCATGGTGATTGACGAACACGGTCGCGTCGTTCGACCCGACGGTGACCCCATCCCGGGGCTGTACGCCACCAGCAACAGTGCCGCGTCGATCTTCGGCCCGTTCTATCCCGGCCCCGGCGCTCCGCTGGGTCAGGCTTTGGTCTTCGCATCACGCGCGGTCCAGCACATCACCGCCGAGGAGAACGCATGA
- a CDS encoding DUF1295 domain-containing protein, giving the protein MSKNAALIRVLIAYVIAFAAAGAWLAWGPSTDKLWLDTLIADVIATVVIFVFSRAYKNSSFYDAYWSVIPPAIFVYWWIETEAEGARLWLVLLVISAWAIRLTGNWIFNWPGMHHEDWRYPMLKEQAGKSEAIVDFAGIHFFPTMVVFAALTPTYVVVTNTGRDVGWLDIVATIVGLGAVAIEFIADLQLYRFVQNRTPGQVMDVGLWGWSRHPNYFGEVSFWVSLALFGLAASSDDAWWIFGGAIAMLAMFMFASIPMMEKRSLERRPDYQDVIDRVSVFLPLPPKAKR; this is encoded by the coding sequence ATGAGCAAGAACGCAGCGCTGATCAGAGTCCTGATCGCGTACGTCATAGCGTTCGCTGCTGCTGGCGCCTGGCTTGCCTGGGGTCCCAGCACTGACAAGCTCTGGCTCGACACGCTGATCGCTGATGTGATCGCGACGGTCGTCATCTTCGTCTTCAGCCGCGCCTACAAGAACTCGAGCTTCTACGACGCTTACTGGAGCGTCATCCCGCCGGCGATCTTCGTCTACTGGTGGATCGAGACCGAGGCCGAGGGTGCACGGCTCTGGCTGGTCCTGCTGGTCATCTCCGCCTGGGCGATCCGCCTCACGGGCAACTGGATCTTCAACTGGCCGGGCATGCACCACGAGGACTGGCGCTACCCGATGCTCAAGGAGCAGGCCGGCAAGTCCGAAGCCATCGTTGACTTCGCCGGGATCCACTTCTTCCCGACGATGGTGGTGTTTGCAGCACTGACGCCCACATACGTCGTCGTCACGAACACCGGGCGCGACGTGGGTTGGCTCGACATCGTGGCCACGATCGTCGGCCTCGGCGCCGTAGCGATCGAGTTCATCGCCGACCTCCAGCTCTACCGGTTCGTCCAGAACCGGACCCCGGGCCAGGTCATGGACGTCGGCCTATGGGGCTGGTCGCGTCACCCCAACTACTTCGGCGAGGTCAGCTTCTGGGTCTCACTCGCACTGTTCGGACTCGCTGCATCGTCGGATGACGCGTGGTGGATCTTCGGCGGTGCCATCGCGATGCTCGCGATGTTCATGTTCGCCAGCATTCCGATGATGGAGAAGCGCAGCCTCGAACGCCGTCCGGACTACCAGGACGTGATCGACCGGGTCTCCGTCTTCCTGCCACTGCCCCCGAAGGCCAAGCGTTGA
- a CDS encoding FAD-dependent oxidoreductase, with product MSKPRVVVAGLGDSGLLTAIHLAGDADVIGIGTKPGMVSGQELGLRLARPDFWAKHHRVPFERYRRLAGVRTVHGAVTGIDPAGRTVSYKNADGMTGSEPYDVLVIATGVTNGFWRNPDVQTESEVDDAVATAHQTLAGAQSIAIIGGGAASVGSAANLADAWPDKQIDLYFPGEAALPQHHRGVWQRVSKLLVDRGVGLHPGHRAVIPAGFDLDQITHEPVEWSTGQPAAQADAVVWAVGRVRPNSDWLPSELLDEGGFVRVDPNLRVTGQDAIFAIGDIAATDPLRTSARNRADKLLARNIRAHLKGGKLQPYKPPRRRWGSVVGTQDNGLTVFAPNGKGYRIPNWSVDTVLQPLIVRRGIYGGIKKPSKEKS from the coding sequence TTGAGCAAGCCCCGGGTTGTCGTCGCTGGGCTGGGTGACAGCGGTCTGTTGACCGCGATCCACCTCGCCGGCGATGCCGACGTCATCGGCATCGGCACCAAGCCAGGCATGGTCAGTGGTCAGGAGCTGGGGCTCCGATTGGCTCGACCTGACTTCTGGGCCAAGCACCACCGCGTCCCATTCGAGCGCTATCGACGACTGGCCGGCGTACGAACCGTTCACGGCGCCGTGACCGGCATCGACCCTGCCGGGCGCACGGTCTCGTACAAGAATGCCGACGGTATGACCGGCAGCGAACCGTACGACGTACTGGTCATCGCCACCGGCGTGACGAACGGATTCTGGCGAAACCCGGACGTGCAGACAGAGTCAGAGGTCGACGATGCCGTCGCCACAGCTCATCAGACGCTCGCCGGTGCCCAGTCGATCGCGATCATCGGAGGCGGCGCAGCGTCGGTTGGCAGTGCCGCGAATCTCGCCGACGCCTGGCCCGACAAGCAGATCGACCTCTACTTCCCGGGTGAAGCCGCGTTGCCGCAACACCATCGTGGTGTGTGGCAACGCGTCAGCAAACTTCTGGTAGATCGCGGCGTGGGACTCCACCCCGGCCACCGAGCCGTGATCCCGGCCGGGTTCGACCTCGACCAGATCACCCATGAGCCCGTCGAGTGGAGTACCGGTCAGCCCGCGGCCCAAGCGGATGCGGTCGTATGGGCCGTCGGGCGCGTACGTCCCAACTCGGACTGGCTCCCGTCAGAGCTCCTCGACGAGGGCGGATTCGTACGAGTCGACCCCAACCTCCGGGTGACCGGCCAGGATGCGATCTTCGCGATCGGCGACATCGCCGCGACCGATCCGCTGCGCACGTCAGCGCGCAATCGCGCCGACAAGCTCCTCGCTCGCAACATCCGAGCCCATCTCAAGGGTGGCAAGCTTCAGCCCTACAAACCTCCTCGCCGTCGGTGGGGATCCGTCGTCGGAACCCAGGACAACGGCCTCACCGTCTTCGCCCCCAACGGCAAGGGCTACCGCATCCCCAACTGGTCGGTCGACACCGTCCTCCAGCCATTGATCGTGCGCCGCGGCATCTACGGCGGAATCAAGAAACCATCGAAGGAGAAATCATGA
- a CDS encoding nuclear transport factor 2 family protein, which produces MITSDAIIWNAPNDPHPAREASQRSYSAVAKGDLAEWLTVYAEDALLEDPVGPSMFDEEGKGHRGHAGISAFWELAIAPIETFEFLITDSFANPGSNTCANIGSIKTSFADGSHTTTDLIMVYVINDDGRVASMKAFWEPNRTMASFTSA; this is translated from the coding sequence ATGATCACCTCGGACGCCATCATCTGGAACGCCCCCAACGACCCGCACCCCGCGCGCGAAGCATCACAGCGCTCGTACTCAGCCGTCGCCAAGGGTGACCTCGCCGAGTGGCTCACGGTGTACGCCGAAGATGCCCTGCTCGAGGATCCAGTCGGCCCGTCGATGTTCGACGAAGAGGGCAAAGGTCACCGCGGTCACGCCGGTATCTCGGCGTTCTGGGAGCTCGCGATCGCCCCGATCGAGACGTTCGAGTTCCTGATCACCGACTCGTTCGCGAACCCCGGAAGCAACACCTGCGCCAACATCGGCAGCATCAAGACCTCGTTCGCGGACGGCTCGCACACCACGACCGACCTGATCATGGTCTACGTCATCAACGACGACGGCCGCGTCGCCTCGATGAAGGCGTTCTGGGAGCCGAACCGAACCATGGCGAGCTTCACTTCGGCCTAA
- a CDS encoding OB-fold domain-containing protein, producing MTELGTLHAPLQVEFDYTRSLGPTLSGFMTGLKRRQILGGVLSDGTVAVPPPEYDGTTFAPITELRPVADVGVVQSWAWVPEPVAGQPLDKPFAFAQIVLDGADKALLHAVAVDSAADIQTGMRVRAVWADEPVGAITDIRWFEAEGDSPATTPGPEGDAIEGIISPVKLAYDYAASPEESKFFRGLADGKLIGQRCPVCEKVYVPPRGACPVDGVPTTDEVEVADHGTITTFCIVNVPFTGQQIPIPYVSAYVLLDGADIAFLHLILGIDAADVRMGLRVKAVWKPRDEWGTTIANISHFEPTGEPDADYETYKVHL from the coding sequence GTGACTGAACTAGGAACCCTGCACGCACCCCTGCAAGTCGAGTTCGACTACACGCGTTCCCTCGGCCCCACGCTCTCTGGATTCATGACCGGCCTCAAGCGCCGTCAGATCCTCGGCGGCGTGCTGTCCGACGGAACTGTGGCAGTCCCGCCGCCCGAGTACGACGGCACGACCTTCGCACCCATCACCGAGCTTCGGCCCGTCGCCGATGTTGGCGTCGTCCAAAGCTGGGCCTGGGTCCCCGAGCCCGTAGCCGGCCAGCCGCTCGACAAGCCGTTCGCCTTCGCGCAGATCGTGCTCGACGGCGCCGACAAGGCACTGCTGCACGCGGTTGCCGTCGACTCGGCTGCCGACATCCAGACCGGAATGCGCGTGCGCGCCGTCTGGGCCGACGAGCCGGTCGGAGCCATCACCGACATCCGCTGGTTCGAGGCCGAGGGTGACTCACCCGCGACAACACCCGGACCCGAAGGCGACGCGATCGAGGGGATCATCTCCCCGGTCAAGCTCGCCTACGACTACGCCGCCTCCCCTGAAGAGTCCAAGTTCTTCCGTGGACTCGCGGACGGCAAGCTCATCGGTCAGCGTTGCCCCGTGTGCGAGAAGGTCTACGTGCCGCCGCGCGGCGCGTGCCCGGTCGACGGTGTCCCGACGACCGACGAGGTTGAGGTTGCCGACCACGGCACCATCACCACGTTCTGCATCGTCAACGTGCCCTTCACCGGACAGCAGATCCCCATTCCTTACGTCTCGGCCTACGTCCTCCTCGACGGCGCCGACATCGCCTTCCTGCACCTGATCCTCGGCATCGACGCCGCGGACGTACGCATGGGACTGCGAGTCAAGGCCGTCTGGAAGCCCCGCGACGAATGGGGAACCACGATCGCGAACATCAGCCACTTCGAGCCGACGGGTGAACCCGACGCCGACTACGAGACATACAAGGTGCACCTGTGA
- a CDS encoding thiolase domain-containing protein has product MTRDVAIVGFSQRQMKEFDGSPTCVELLVPIFQELWEQTGWTKTDIGFWCSGSSDYLAGRAFSFVSAVDAIGALPPVMESHVEMDAAWALYEAWVKIQTGLVDSALVYGFGKSSAGVLRRVLSLQMDPYTVTPLWADAVSLAAIQARAGLESGAFDESQMADVVARSMTDAASNDSAIRKGATTADDVLAQPLYADPLRRWDCAPVSDGASAMIITAADAPGFDKLKGNKAWITGFEHRVEPGALNSRDLKVSESTKSAGAAAGVDGVDLAELHAPFSHQELILKDALGLGDDVRINPSGGALTANPMFTAGLNRIGEAARQVWAGDSQRALAHATSGPALQQNLVLTMEARA; this is encoded by the coding sequence GTGACGAGAGATGTAGCGATCGTTGGGTTCTCCCAGCGACAGATGAAGGAGTTCGACGGCTCCCCCACGTGTGTGGAGCTGCTCGTCCCGATCTTCCAGGAACTCTGGGAGCAGACCGGTTGGACCAAGACCGACATCGGTTTCTGGTGCTCGGGCTCAAGCGACTACCTTGCCGGCCGAGCCTTCTCGTTCGTGTCGGCGGTTGACGCGATCGGTGCATTGCCGCCGGTCATGGAGTCGCACGTTGAGATGGACGCCGCCTGGGCGCTGTACGAAGCCTGGGTCAAGATCCAGACCGGACTCGTCGACTCGGCGCTCGTGTACGGCTTCGGCAAGTCGAGTGCTGGTGTGCTCCGCCGGGTCCTCTCCCTGCAGATGGATCCGTACACGGTGACGCCTCTCTGGGCAGACGCCGTCTCGCTCGCTGCCATCCAGGCTCGCGCTGGTCTTGAGAGCGGCGCGTTCGACGAAAGCCAGATGGCTGATGTCGTCGCCCGTTCGATGACAGATGCCGCCAGCAACGACAGCGCAATCCGCAAGGGCGCCACGACTGCTGATGATGTCCTCGCCCAGCCGCTGTACGCAGACCCGCTCCGTCGCTGGGACTGCGCTCCGGTCTCCGACGGCGCCTCGGCCATGATCATCACCGCCGCTGACGCTCCGGGCTTCGACAAGCTCAAGGGCAACAAGGCATGGATCACCGGCTTCGAGCACCGCGTCGAACCCGGCGCGCTCAACAGCCGCGACCTCAAGGTCTCGGAGAGCACCAAGTCCGCCGGCGCAGCTGCCGGAGTCGACGGTGTCGATCTCGCTGAGCTCCATGCACCGTTCTCGCACCAGGAGCTGATCCTCAAGGACGCCCTTGGACTCGGCGACGACGTCCGCATCAACCCGTCGGGTGGAGCGCTCACCGCCAACCCGATGTTCACCGCCGGTCTCAACCGCATCGGCGAAGCCGCCCGACAGGTATGGGCCGGCGACTCCCAGCGCGCACTCGCGCACGCAACCTCAGGACCTGCCTTGCAACAGAACCTCGTACTCACGATGGAGGCCCGCGCATGA
- a CDS encoding thiolase domain-containing protein — protein MSHKLAAVIGVGQTHHRAKRGDVSMAGLLREAIDRAMTDAQVTFNDIDAIVIGKAPDLFEGVMMPELYLAEALGAPGKPLLRVHTAGSVGGSTAIVAASLVEAGIHERVLTVAFEKQSESNAMWALSVPVPFIMPVHAGAGGYFAPHVRSYIRRSGAPTHIGAIVAAKDRQNALKNPYAHLQNPDTTVESVLASQMLWDPIRYDETCPSSDGAIALVIASEDAVAKSDIKNPAWIHGTQMRSEPTTAAERDQVNPQAGRDASAALWKQAGIKSPIDEIDCAEIYVPFSWFEPMWLENLGFAEPGDGWKLTEAGETRIEGKIPVNMSGGVLSSNPIGASGMLRFGEAALQVMGEAGEHQVEGAKKALGHAYGGGSQFFAMWVVGADKPSH, from the coding sequence ATGAGTCACAAGCTCGCAGCCGTCATCGGCGTCGGCCAGACGCACCACCGTGCCAAGCGCGGCGACGTGTCGATGGCCGGACTCCTCCGTGAAGCCATCGACCGTGCGATGACGGATGCGCAGGTGACGTTCAACGACATCGACGCAATCGTCATCGGCAAGGCGCCCGACCTGTTCGAGGGCGTCATGATGCCGGAGCTCTACCTCGCTGAAGCGCTCGGTGCGCCCGGCAAGCCGTTGCTCCGCGTGCACACCGCCGGCTCGGTTGGTGGCTCGACCGCGATCGTCGCTGCCTCGCTCGTCGAGGCCGGCATCCACGAACGCGTGCTGACGGTTGCCTTCGAGAAGCAGTCGGAGTCCAACGCGATGTGGGCACTGTCGGTGCCGGTGCCGTTCATCATGCCGGTGCACGCTGGCGCGGGCGGCTACTTCGCTCCGCACGTGCGCTCGTACATCCGTCGCTCGGGAGCCCCGACTCACATCGGTGCGATCGTGGCAGCCAAGGATCGTCAGAACGCGCTCAAGAACCCGTACGCGCACCTGCAGAACCCCGACACCACGGTTGAGTCGGTGCTGGCGTCGCAGATGCTCTGGGACCCGATCCGCTATGACGAGACGTGCCCGTCGTCCGACGGCGCCATCGCGCTCGTCATCGCCTCGGAAGATGCGGTCGCCAAGTCCGACATCAAGAACCCGGCGTGGATCCACGGCACCCAGATGCGCAGTGAACCCACGACGGCTGCCGAGCGCGATCAGGTCAACCCGCAGGCAGGACGCGACGCTTCGGCCGCGCTCTGGAAGCAGGCCGGCATCAAGTCACCGATCGACGAGATCGACTGCGCCGAGATCTACGTACCCTTCTCCTGGTTCGAGCCGATGTGGCTCGAGAACCTCGGCTTCGCCGAGCCGGGCGACGGCTGGAAGCTCACTGAGGCGGGCGAGACCCGTATCGAAGGCAAGATCCCGGTCAACATGAGCGGTGGAGTGCTGTCGTCCAACCCGATCGGCGCCAGCGGCATGCTGCGCTTCGGTGAGGCCGCGCTGCAGGTCATGGGCGAGGCCGGTGAGCACCAGGTCGAGGGCGCCAAGAAGGCGCTCGGTCACGCGTACGGCGGAGGCTCACAGTTCTTCGCAATGTGGGTCGTCGGCGCAGACAAGCCAAGCCACTAA
- a CDS encoding cytochrome P450, whose translation MTTLDAAPAIPEGFDPTDPILNEAGVPHAEFLELRKTAPVFWIEQPEESRAGMEGGTGYWAISKHADVSAVSKSNDFVTSENGAIIRFAPDMTRDQVELQSVMLINQDPPVHTHTRSIISRGFTPRAIEGLREGLTEHAIEIVKEAMERGEGDFVEELAAELPLVAIANLLGVPFEDRKKLFEWSNQMLAYDDPEYNADPEAASIEILSYFMALAEERKADPQDDIVTKLVTAGEDGEGMASDEFGYFTIILAVAGNETTRNAITHGMNSFFNNPDQWELYKKERPRSAVDEIIRIATPVTSFQRTALKDLEVGDVTVKKGQRVGLFYASANHDSDVFENPEEFNILRDPNPHLAFGGHGAHFCIGANLARLEVEIMFNVIADLIPDISKLAEPRRLRHGWINGIKELRVKYV comes from the coding sequence GTGACGACGCTGGACGCTGCCCCCGCCATTCCCGAAGGTTTTGACCCGACGGACCCAATCCTCAACGAGGCAGGCGTTCCGCACGCAGAGTTCCTGGAACTGCGCAAGACGGCCCCAGTTTTCTGGATCGAACAGCCCGAAGAGTCGCGCGCCGGCATGGAGGGTGGCACGGGCTACTGGGCCATCAGCAAGCACGCCGACGTCTCCGCTGTCTCCAAGAGCAACGACTTCGTCACCAGCGAGAACGGCGCGATCATCCGCTTCGCTCCCGACATGACGCGCGACCAGGTTGAGCTGCAGAGCGTCATGCTCATCAACCAGGACCCGCCGGTCCACACCCACACTCGTTCGATCATCAGCCGCGGCTTCACCCCCCGCGCCATCGAGGGTCTGCGTGAAGGCCTCACCGAGCACGCCATCGAGATCGTCAAGGAAGCGATGGAGCGTGGCGAAGGCGACTTCGTCGAGGAGCTCGCCGCCGAGCTGCCTCTCGTGGCCATCGCCAACCTGTTGGGCGTCCCGTTCGAAGATCGCAAGAAGCTCTTCGAATGGTCCAACCAGATGCTGGCCTACGACGACCCGGAGTACAACGCCGATCCCGAGGCCGCGAGCATCGAGATCCTGAGCTACTTCATGGCACTCGCCGAAGAGCGCAAGGCTGATCCGCAGGACGACATCGTCACCAAGCTGGTCACAGCTGGCGAAGACGGCGAAGGCATGGCCTCGGACGAGTTCGGCTACTTCACGATCATCCTGGCTGTGGCTGGCAACGAGACGACTCGCAACGCCATCACGCACGGTATGAACTCGTTCTTCAACAACCCCGATCAGTGGGAGCTCTACAAGAAGGAGCGTCCGAGGTCGGCGGTCGACGAGATCATCCGCATCGCCACCCCGGTCACGTCCTTCCAGCGCACAGCCCTGAAGGACCTCGAAGTCGGTGACGTCACGGTCAAGAAGGGCCAGCGTGTTGGTCTGTTCTACGCGAGCGCCAACCATGACTCGGATGTCTTCGAGAACCCCGAAGAGTTCAACATCCTGCGTGACCCCAACCCGCACCTCGCGTTCGGTGGCCACGGCGCACACTTCTGCATCGGTGCCAACCTGGCTCGCCTCGAAGTCGAGATCATGTTCAACGTGATCGCTGACCTGATCCCCGACATCTCCAAGTTGGCCGAGCCGCGTCGTCTGCGCCACGGCTGGATCAACGGCATCAAGGAGCTTCGGGTCAAGTACGTCTGA
- a CDS encoding steroid 3-ketoacyl-CoA thiolase encodes MGTPVIVDAVRTPQGKKNGVLAGLHPAVLLGMAQTELISRAGIDANLVEQVIGGNVTSAGEQSNNMIRRAWMHAGLPNATSSSQIDAQCSSAQQATHLIHAMIGAGLIKAGISCGVESMSRVGLGANVPPGTGDPRPSDWSIDLPNQFEGADRIVRDRGFSRADVDAFGLWSQEKAKAASDAGHFDRETFAIKAPVLDEEGKPTGETQIVTADQGIRETSLEKLATLKSVLPDGTHTAGTSSQISDGASAMLLMDSDLADALGLKPRARIITSCLVGSDPYYHLDGPVQATEKLLKDSGMSISDIDICEVNEAFAGVVMSWAKVHSVPEDKINVNGGAIAIGHPVGSTGTRLLTTALHELERRDASTALISMCAGGAQASGTIIERI; translated from the coding sequence ATGGGCACCCCTGTGATCGTTGATGCCGTCCGCACGCCACAAGGCAAGAAGAATGGCGTACTAGCCGGACTCCACCCCGCCGTTCTTCTCGGAATGGCGCAGACCGAGTTGATCTCCCGCGCCGGAATCGACGCGAATCTCGTCGAGCAAGTGATTGGTGGCAACGTCACCTCCGCCGGCGAGCAATCCAACAACATGATTCGTCGCGCCTGGATGCACGCTGGCTTGCCGAACGCCACCTCCTCCTCGCAGATCGACGCGCAATGCTCGTCGGCTCAGCAGGCGACTCACCTCATTCACGCGATGATCGGCGCTGGTCTGATCAAGGCCGGCATCTCATGTGGTGTTGAGTCGATGTCGCGCGTCGGACTGGGTGCCAACGTGCCCCCCGGAACCGGCGACCCGCGCCCCAGCGACTGGTCGATCGACCTGCCCAATCAGTTCGAAGGTGCAGACCGCATCGTCCGCGACCGTGGTTTCTCCCGCGCTGATGTCGACGCGTTCGGCCTCTGGTCGCAGGAGAAGGCCAAGGCCGCCAGCGACGCAGGACACTTCGACCGCGAGACGTTCGCGATCAAGGCACCCGTGCTCGACGAAGAGGGCAAGCCCACCGGCGAAACCCAGATCGTGACCGCCGACCAGGGCATCCGCGAGACCTCACTCGAGAAGCTCGCCACCCTCAAGTCGGTCCTCCCGGACGGCACGCACACCGCCGGTACGTCCTCACAGATCTCCGACGGCGCCTCGGCAATGTTGCTGATGGACTCTGACCTCGCTGATGCGCTCGGCCTCAAGCCGCGCGCCCGCATCATCACCTCGTGCCTGGTCGGCTCCGACCCGTACTACCACCTCGACGGACCCGTGCAAGCCACCGAGAAGCTCCTCAAGGACAGCGGTATGTCGATCTCCGACATCGACATCTGCGAGGTCAACGAGGCCTTCGCCGGCGTCGTCATGTCGTGGGCCAAGGTGCACTCGGTGCCCGAAGACAAGATCAACGTGAACGGTGGCGCCATCGCCATCGGACACCCCGTCGGCTCGACCGGCACCCGGTTGCTGACGACTGCGCTGCACGAACTCGAGCGCCGCGATGCAAGCACCGCCCTCATCTCGATGTGCGCCGGAGGGGCGCAGGCATCGGGCACCATCATCGAACGAATCTGA